The following are encoded together in the Conger conger chromosome 11, fConCon1.1, whole genome shotgun sequence genome:
- the LOC133139965 gene encoding leucine-rich repeat-containing protein 43-like, whose protein sequence is MSIEYEKGKATLQGHPWATFGDGHTVWQVVEAETWGPQAAASQERSVTSPARLAHNAVCEYFTTLRIVDKGVSVIDDGVLRFARLKELVLTANHISHLPSAHLPRSLRVLEVCANQVSSLQGLSQHPPPHLQHLGLAFNKLGSASDAQLLTASFWPALVSLDLSWCGFVEQLVLVDSLSTLPQLRTLGLEGNPLTLTPSYPGLLLDSLPRLLYLDGRRVTPDERHGFHGMARRRDDITSAAVVTVTVQRMRGVPNPLLASDSSAPEFPIITYSYLVTYEFLSPAENKVGRESVAPPGLAVSLASDGSLGCSRGPGEQDEPPQEVQRYRGEELHPTTPHTGPPAGNGGSRSSESGSCAVMEKSTPNLPWADPIEYRHAHVYHITDLVSLKSFFLRGLRVTVEEEKVLSWPASPGENMGTKPVTDKKRTAKEQSARPTNNTCSAQKCKDKRRKKERQVELVQDPPVRRTLGSAHLELKDLVSGGNQVYRRCDFGVPTEQSDRTPQEKEPSKKVREDKKKEEKKAKAGGENIATQRTTPSKGKNKGKKASDAEAFHTLPRPLVLEISIHLDKWPTA, encoded by the exons ATGTCAATCGAATATGAAAAGGGCAAAGCAACCCTGCAGGGGCACCCCTGG GCAACCTTTGGGGACGGTCACACTGTCTGGCAGGTGGTG GAGGCGGAGACTTGGGGCCCTCAGGCTGCAGCCTCGCAGGAGCGGTCTGTGACGTCACCAGCCCGCCTCGCCCACAACGCCGTGTGCGAGTATTTCACAACCCTGCGAATCGTGGACAAGGGG gtctcagtcatcgATGACGGTGTGCTGAGGTTCGCCAGGCTGAAAGAGCTGGTGCTGACGGCCAACCACATCTCCCACCTCCCGTCCGCACACCTCCCCAGGTCCCTCCGG GTGCTGGAGGTGTGTGCTAACCAGGTAAGCAGCCTGcagggcctatcccagcatccccctccccatctgcAACACCTGGGGCTCGCCTTCAACAAGCTAGGCTCCGCCTCCGACGCACAGCTCCTCACAGCCTCCTTCTG GCCTGCGCTTGTGTCTCTGGACCTGAGCTGGTGTGGGTTTGTGGAGCAGCTGGTCCTGGTGGACTCGCTCTCCACGCTGCCCCAGCTCAGGaccctgggtctggaggggaaCCCCCTCACCCTGACCCCCTCCTACCCCGGCCTCCTCCTGGACAGCCTGCCCAGGCTGCTGTACCTGGACGGCCGCCGGGTGACACCTGACGAGCGGCATGGTTTCCACGGCATGGCCCGCAGACGAG ATGACATCACAAGTGCGGCGGTTGTCACGGTGACGGTGCAGCGGATGAGAGGGGTACCGAACCCATTGCTGGCCTCCGACAGCAGTGCACCCGAGTTCCCCATCATCACGTACAGCTACCTGGTGACCTACGAGTTCCTGAGTCCCGCGGAGAACAAG GTGGGAAGGGAGTCAGTGGCTCCCCCAGGTCTGGCAGTCTCACTTGCCTCTGACGGGAGTTTGGGTTGCTCCAGAGGACCTGGGGAGCAGGACGAGCCCCCGCAGGAGGTGCAGCGGTATCGGGGGGAGGAACtgcaccccaccaccccccacacagGCCCCCCGGCTGGGAATGGGGGCAGCAGGTCGTCTGAAAGTGGCTCATGCGCAG tGATGGAGAAGAGCACCCCAAACCTTCCGTGGGCGGATCCGATAGAGTACCGCCATGCCCACGTTTACCACATCACAGACCTGGTCTCCCTCAAGAGCTTCTTCCTTCGAGGGCTACGTGTCActgtggaggaggagaag GTCCTGTCCTGGCCTGCCTCTCCAGGAGAGAATATGGGCACCAAACCTGTCACTGACAAGAAGAGGACAGCAAAGGAG CAGAGTGCCCGTCCTACAAACAACACCTGCTCCGCTCAGAAGTGCAAGGACAAGAGGCGGAAGAAGGAGAGGCAGGTGGAGCTGGTGCAGGACCCCCCCGTAAGGAGGACCCTGGGCTCGGCTCACCTGGAACTCAAGGACCTGGTATCCGGGGGCAACCAGGTGTACAGGCGGTGTGATTTTGGGGTGCCCACAGAACAGAGCGACAGGACACCCCAGGAAAAG GAGCCGAGCAAAAAGGTCAGAGAGgacaagaagaaagaagaaaagaaggcAAAGGCTGGGGGAGAGAACATAGCCACACAGAGAACTACGCCCTCTAAAG gTAAGAACAAGGGGAAGAAGGCCAGCGATGCAGAGGCCTTCCACACCCTGCCACGgcctctggtcctggagatcagCATCCATCTGGACAAGTGGCCAACGgcctga